gaaaccgcaagtttggtgtggatacacgtggtggtaatgccacacgtgggagagggggtcgtggtatccctagccgtaatggtggcttaatgggtcgtggtggtggcaccaaccttcctagggaacgcccgcaatgtgcacaacgtgcacctcaattaaagggaggcaaccacaatgatgagtgtcatcgatgtggatcaattgagcattggttcaagaaatgcaaggcaagcgaggaactagctgaaagatacagggcatacaaggacctgagagagcaagaagtgtatcttgcagaagaagaagaagatggtggagatgtcaatctcaccatagaggacttcaaagctgaagatgaattgcacaaggatgcagcagactttgattagattagtcctctttattttccaagaacttttgtagtggcaatttgccttagtcaataaatgacaattgtattaactatTTCTTAggtggcggacccaataaaatgtgatgtctagaaaagtcattgagattattgacatttaagagagcctcgctccaccaacatctctctctacttttcaggtcatatttgattggagttaccaaacggatagagtgactacaatgtgtcttagtttgattttcttttggattatattttggaaactttgatgtaatcattggctattaataaagtgccaattcttttacttaatgtcttggacataccttaatttgaactttattatataagagccaatggttttcatgtggaaacacattatgagaatggacagagttcctttacatcacctctaatgactagggacataaacgagtattagagaaacttatgtgtcgctctagtggtttgtatgcaaccactatttgagttattgaatccaactatgtcatgagagacgacttatgagATTCTGACATATATAGGCTTtaacatgatgatccgtgtattaaagacttcacaggaacatccattttcagaacgaagaaaagtaagaaccaagaattggttcgaggagctgcacatgcgcctcatggcgccatgattgtgcaaagaccggccaTATATGgtcggcgccgcctaccccctgcggcaaatacatggcattgacgccataaactcctctctctacttctcaagtctattgtgacattatgccttcaccaaaaccttcattggttgattataaagcccatgttttgttctgtaaagcctgttatttaggattgagaccattcTATGCAAACGAGAttaaggaaataattccattctcacaaagaatctaagggaattctgtggatttgatcaaccaacttgtggaccgtatagatgttttatggcgTTGGTTgctacgcaaacacgctggtcacgtgttgtgccattatccactcataatgctgcttatactacactcctagcacataacatatggctacgggctcactacccagatcatctcatccagtcaatttgacttgataatgctagagagtttacatcgaaaattttcgatgactattgcatatcattggatattgatatcaagtatcatattctcatgtacacacccaattggtctcgcggaaacgccaccattaaacgactacgatggtagcccggacattggtaatgcgcaccaatatttctgcttgggttatgcaatatcgcatgcagttatggtaattcgtctatgactcaTAGCaaccactcaacttttatttgcgttacagctagtgacggggttcgagtctaatatctcgtatttatgattatttgagtgtgcggttcatgtgcaaATTGTGCCGCCACATCttatcaacatgagtcattgcaacgaatgcatatatatatttgttggacatgagtctccaactataagtccgctatgtagaacccttgacaggcgatctctatttcactggatttgcgaattgtcactttgatgagacagtcttcccgtcgttagggggagattagaacatcaatgttcaacaagaacgacaggaattgtcgtggtctgtccccactatgtctcatctttatcccctaaaagtgacgagatcacatatacctgctgcaaacatgcctgtaaGGATtaatgtccccacaagaggacaccgtgccacccagagaagatggtggtatggtgacgccacaaaggtggcataatggcgtcataggccatgggttccactagagagagtaggagacccataggttagATGGATTCttgccctaagaagagagcgagtttggcacaacttgatccattgatcattgatactcaaaatccgtctcttgagaatattttggattgtggttatgtccaagagacatcgttgggggacgcctcattgttagaaccaattcctgagaatatagagatctctacgaactacactagtgtacatgaaaacgtggaattattgagaccaatgacatcgaaccttactccgttgaagaatgccaacgtagagaaaattggcttaaatggaaagatgcgatccaggttgaattggattcactaacgaaaaggaaaaatttcgggcctgagatgccaacacctcctaacataaaacctattgacattaataggtcttcgttagatagcgtgatgagaaaaagagatggtaatctcaccttatggcgcaaggtttctcacaacgccttggaatcgtaatggatgtcattgcactccactaccttatcagtttggtagtttccaaataactgaacatgcagcttacgaatgtggtcactacgtatctctatggggatctagatacagaatataatggaggttcttgtggactttatttacccaagtcaagtggctctagaccaaggagcgcatttgcaacaaggttgaaatgctcactaaaatgactacttgattgggaagggatatgatgaactatgcccatgcgtttccatgacaagttccggatttgcaattgtcgcggtttttGTTGATagacataattggaacccttgagagttaacggaaaccgttgaacacctgaaatccgagtttgagaggaaggaccttgggagaacacggttttgtctagattcagaacttgtataccgtgtcaagagacatttttgataaagtcaaagatgcacaatggtcgtccgtagtcttggccctaaaagggatccgtttcgtcccagggatgatgacgaagacatgttaatagcagaagtgcttacttatgtacaataagcgcattattgtatttagcacaatataagaccggacacctcaattattataaacttgttagctagacatagccccgcgccaacgcaacaccattagattggtataaagacaatttttcgatatttgagaggtacgattgatatgggcttgttctacccctacagagaaaagagatgacggaagtgtgggatcggaccccacaaggcaaaatgccaccttccgtgctcctcctcccctctatcaaagtgacaacaagcatttctaaatattgaagtgaaccaaatccgatcagaggataatgtagcggacttattttctaagtcgttaccaaaatccaccttcgagaaacatgtgaagagcatcggattgagaaagttatccgaactcccatgattgtagcaattagggggagatattgacatcagggggaggcatgatgtctacatgttcgatctcgaagagtgaatgacgtgttgtgctctttttgtccttcgatttttgtcccacagggtttttgttacctggcaaggtttttaatgaggcaacaatcaaagcgtcatcaccaagtttgagcggcacaagggggagtgttgaaagatatcgacataatgtgtgcctctacaaactagggtttagagttgtaataggaatgtgttctaggtattcaattgtaatcagattctattacctttttggataccttgtaactccctatttaaagggctcctattatcaataatatacacaattctattctcctacaacagggTTGTCATCACACTCCCTTAAcgttaaaataattaattgctGGTGTCAGTGATTCCAACGTTGGGCTCCTCTGATCATATCCTCGTGGTCTTCactaactttctatatatagcaGCTTTCCCTTGAAAGTTGTTCTGGTTAAACTTAAAGCAACTTCATGTTCTGATTTTTATGAGATATTTGCCACACCTTTCGCTTCCTCTTAGAACCTATCGTCTTCTTTATCCTCACAACAATGTCGATTCAACTTTCACAGTAAGTGAATATTGTTCTGTCTTTTTTGTTCCGCTTTTGGGAATTTATGATTGTGGTTCACTTGTTTACACCCCACCATGTATGATATGAATGTTATTTCATGATCATTACTACCTCTGATGATGATAATTAAGCTTAAACAAGAACTGCTTTAGGCTCAGTCCATGTATGCTAAGCTACTCTGTTTTTCTGCGTGATCTATATAGGACTGGTGATATAGAAGAAAATGGTGAAGAGCGAATTCAGAGTGTTAATGGTCCTAATTCAAGGGAAAGTTTAGCATCAGTGCACTCTGCTGTGAATAAGGTCTATAGAGCTATGGGGCCTGGTTATAAAGGGCTAAAGAGTTTTGGGAAAATCATGAAAATTTATTATGGAGTTTTGTCTATAGGCTTGAGTTCCAATGATAAAATTCTTCGCCGCCAGAAATTAAACCAGCTAAGGTGGAATAAGATGCTTCTTGTTCTGTGTGTCATCGCGCTCTCACTGGATCCTTTGTTTTGTTATATTCTTGAGGTTAATAATGAGAAGAACTGCCTTGGATTGAACAGAACATTAGGAGCTATAGCTATTGTTTTGCGATTTGTGGTCGATTTCTTTTATGTGTTCTATATCATTTATCAATTTCGTGCTAGCATTGCCACTCTTTCGTCTCAATCATCGAGAGAAGGTGAACCGGTTCCAGATACTAGAGCAAGAGCATGGAGATATTTGTTGTTGTACTTCCTatttgacatacttgtaattcTACCACTTCCACAGGTAATTAAGAGAGCTATTATGTATTTGCCAGATTGCATAAGTAGAAATGTTGAAGCACTTCAAGTTTACATCTTTATAAAATGGGCATTAATTTAGAGTTCGACTAAAACTACAAACTCATAACTTGCTCCAATCTGTGCAGGCGGTAGTTTTTGCTATCATTCTACGAATAAATAACTCGAGGGTATTCCATGCAATACAGTCATTGTACTTTATAGTTATCTGTCAATTTGTGCTAAGGGTTCTTCGAATCTGCTCCTTGTTAAAAAAAGCTATACGGTCTTCTGGCGTCCGTCTCGAAACTGCATGGGCTAAAGCTGCCTTCAATCTCTTTCTTTATGTGCTTGCCAGTCATGTAAGTTATCCATGATCAGTTTAGTCATCCTGTTCTAGTTCATCGATCTCAAAAACTTGGTTCTAACTATCGATGGGTTTTGTTGGCCGGCCTGTAGGTTGTTGGAGCCTTTTGGTACTTATTTTCAATAGAAAGAAGAGCATCTTGCTCGCTAAAAGCTTGTAAAACTCATGCTACTGCTTACTGTTGCTCTTTGGATGAGTCCTGCTTTTCAAAGACACCAAATTCCACAGATTTTAATTTTGGAATATATAAGGGTGCATCTGCTGTCATTGGATCAACAGATTTCATGACAAAGATCTCTTACTGCTTTTGGTGGGGACTGCAAAACCTGAGGTGTACACACATTTCTAATTTGTAGATCAAGAAATTAAAAGTTATAATTTCTACATATTTGTAGAGTTTTAATTTGTTCCTGCACATTTGTTTACCTAGCTACCCTTTTGATATTAACTTGTGGTACATTTCAATTTGACATTCTACAGTTATTTGGGTCAAAACCTCGAAACAAGTACCTATGTGTGGGAAGTCTGCTTCTCATGTTTTGTTTCACTTTTTGGATTGATATTGTTGGCTTTTCTTATTGGAAATATGCAGGTTGGTCCTTAATGAAGTTTGACTTCTGAGTTCTCAGTTATTTAGTTATTACGCCTCACGGATTTAACACCTCTtatttgtgttgacaataaCTGCCATTTGTTGTGGAACAGACATATTTGCAATCGAAAATAGCAAGGCTGGAGAAAATGAGATTGAAGGGGCAAGAGATAGACTTGTGGATGGCAATCCATTCCCTTCCTCGGGAGCTCAAGACGCAAATAAGGCGATACCAGAAATACAAATGGCAAGTAACTAGAGGTGTTGATGTGGAGAGTCTTCTTCACAATCTTCCCCGGGACATCAGAAGAGAAACTAAGCTCCATCTATGCTCCAGTTCACTCAGGAAAGTGAGTATGTTCTATTGAAAACTGTCCCTATATAGTATATATATGTAAGTTGTAACATGTACACGATGCTATCAATTGTACAATATTACATGATGAGATGATGACCATCCGCAGGTTCCAATGCTTCAAAATATGGATAAACAATTGCTCGATGCAATATGTGATCATCTAAAGCCAGTGCTTTACATAAAGCGCAACTTCATATTCCGGAAAGGAGATCCTTTTGATGAGATGTTGTTCATCACTTGCGGTAAGTTATTGACTTACACCACCGCAAACAGTGCAGGTGCTGATTGTCTCGGAAAGGACGACTTCTATGGCCAAGAACTTCTTGACTGGGTGCTAAGGACTTATTCCAATCCCGGCGTATCCAACCTTCCCTTCTCTACCAAAACAGTCCAAGCGCATACGGATGTTGAAGTGTTTGCTCTAAGGGCCAATGACTTGAAAAATGTAGTGTCTAAGTTCTGGTGGCTTTTCCCCAGCTCTGGGTTGGAGCAAGCACGCAAGCCAAGGGCAGCTCAGGCTTTGCAAGCAGCTTGGCGCCGCCATAAATACCGTCAAAGACTCGCCAATCTAACCGTCTAAGGAGGGCGGTGTGTTTCTGCCGCCCACTGCACTGCACTGCATTCTCATTCCCTTCATAGCATCTAGAGATGCATGCACATTAGTTCAAGATAACATTGTATCTGATTTATTAGTAACTTGATTTGATGAAGAACTAATTAGACCATGAATGTTTGATTTAGTTCTTGCTATTCATGTTTGTCCTAAGCCAAAATCCAAAGCTTTTGCAACATTAAGCAGCATGAAATGAAAGTCGAGCAAAATAAAGCAAACTCGATCTTTTAGTTTTGATGAGATCTATTTTTGTGACACTGTATGGTGCTTCTTAAAAACTGTCATCTTCCTTATCCTAGTGATGATCTCAAGAAGCATATCAAAAAGGACTAAAAAGAGTTGAAGAACCACCattaatcttttttcttttctttttcgaaaTGGAGTTTGAAACCTGACCCAACTAGGAGGCCTAACCACCATTAATTTAGAAGAACAAAATTTGATtaaatgttggttttaatttttagaagAACAAAGATAAGTGGCTTGGTTTGATTTAGAAGAACTAAGCTGGTATTGGACTCCGGGGCTTTAATTGAATGAAGCTAATAGGTAAATTCAAAAACTTAAAGCCAAGCTTGTTTAAGAATGAGAgaaattgatgagagaattgtgtattcaatattgagaataggagccctatatatagggattaaaAAGTAAATGTTCTAATGAtataaggaaaactattccgaataggactatgaattctagaacattctctcctattacaatcatgaaAATCCTAGTTTGAGTAGgcacacattagttaatttccttcaacactcccccttgtgccgctcaaacttggtggtgacgcttcatccgttgcctcgttaaaaaccttgctcgagtgaaaaatcCTGTGGAacaaaaacaagctcgaggagAAGAAAAAGTGTACAACATGCCCTTCACTCtttgagatcgaacatgtagacatcataactccccctgatgtcgatatctccccctgattgctataatcgtgggagttcggataactttctcaatccgatgcttttcacatgtttctcgaaggtggatttaggtaacgacttagtgaaatAGTCCGCCACAGTATCCTCtgattggatttgattcacttcaatctttagaagtgattgttgttgctgattataaaagaacttaggcgatatatgcttggtgttgtcgcccttgataaaatctaacttcatttgctcaatacaagctgcattatcctcataaatgtatgtaggttcatccgtggtattCCAAGAGACCGAAAAGTTCGAGGAATGAAGGtatatgaccttgggcagaatatcaggtaatcacgtctttggccggacgagtggttatgaATTCAGTTATAGCTCTACTCTGTTTGCCATTgaaattcatggggtaacggtgcGAGGTTATATCTAAACTCATGAAtttgtgtttttagggaacaaggtgtgagttgcttccttattaacggtttttaaggggacaatgtgtgagttgttttccttattaacgattgatagaaatcaaggtgtaagttactttctatggtacgattgatacaaatcaaggtgtgagttgctttctatgttacattttgatagaaaccaaggagtgagttgctttctatgttacgTGCTTTTAAgaaaatcaaggtgtgagtttcTTTCCTTATTTCTTGATTTGAAtgggaaatcaaggtgtgagttgctttccttatttcgtgaattgaaagaaaacaaggcgtgagttgctttctttggGTGGTGTTTAaggaatcaaggagtgagttgtttttcttcattttggtgtgagttgattTGTGGTGGTTTTGAGTTATTCATACagacttgcaaaagcttaccgggtttgttgtgtggcaaccggtgcaccattcaaacggtgtaggggttaatcctgcaggttagcataatcgtggttgaagctgaggtagcgccttgcAACTTTACAGTaagaagccatttttgtgactttactgttgataaagacttccgttgtgtagttagctctgaggagcatttacgttttattttgttttgttgttgataatttaattcgtaagcttatgtaatatatgactttacggagtgggtcaatattgacatagtgggttcagggcattagtatgtatttagtttaaagggaaaaagtttccaggtaattgatattgatgactgaacgatcacgtatgtataattatgagattatatatcgatttttatttgtgttaaaaatcaggggcttGACACTCTCCATCAGCATCCCTGACTAACTGAAACGCATTAGCTAGGACTATCTCAGCCACAAGTAAACCAGAAATCTACTCAGGTGAGCCAGACCTCAGC
This portion of the Rosa chinensis cultivar Old Blush chromosome 1, RchiOBHm-V2, whole genome shotgun sequence genome encodes:
- the LOC112180946 gene encoding cyclic nucleotide-gated ion channel 1, with product MSIQLSQTGDIEENGEERIQSVNGPNSRESLASVHSAVNKVYRAMGPGYKGLKSFGKIMKIYYGVLSIGLSSNDKILRRQKLNQLRWNKMLLVLCVIALSLDPLFCYILEVNNEKNCLGLNRTLGAIAIVLRFVVDFFYVFYIIYQFRASIATLSSQSSREGEPVPDTRARAWRYLLLYFLFDILVILPLPQAVVFAIILRINNSRVFHAIQSLYFIVICQFVLRVLRICSLLKKAIRSSGVRLETAWAKAAFNLFLYVLASHVVGAFWYLFSIERRASCSLKACKTHATAYCCSLDESCFSKTPNSTDFNFGIYKGASAVIGSTDFMTKISYCFWWGLQNLSYLGQNLETSTYVWEVCFSCFVSLFGLILLAFLIGNMQTYLQSKIARLEKMRLKGQEIDLWMAIHSLPRELKTQIRRYQKYKWQVTRGVDVESLLHNLPRDIRRETKLHLCSSSLRKVPMLQNMDKQLLDAICDHLKPVLYIKRNFIFRKGDPFDEMLFITCGKLLTYTTANSAGADCLGKDDFYGQELLDWVLRTYSNPGVSNLPFSTKTVQAHTDVEVFALRANDLKNVVSKFWWLFPSSGLEQARKPRAAQALQAAWRRHKYRQRLANLTV